The Sebastes umbrosus isolate fSebUmb1 chromosome 4, fSebUmb1.pri, whole genome shotgun sequence genome has a window encoding:
- the pskh1 gene encoding serine/threonine-protein kinase H1 homolog, translating into MGCRNSKVLPEPPGDVQLDLVKKVDPPQLTQTDIYKHFIRGDGTRSKMGGAGGGGGDKAVSTSPYQAQAQAATPTASAQPPKDPSDLSDPQRKKVAKYRAKFDPRVTAKYDVKALIGRGSFSRVVRVEHKSTRQPYAIKMIETRYREGREVCESELCVLRRVRHTNIIQLMEVFETAERVYMVMELATGGELFDRIIARGSFTERDATRVLQMVLDGVKYLHTLGITHRDLKPENLLYYHPGADSKIIITDFGLASSRKKGDECLMKTTCGTPEYIAPEILVRKPYTNAVDMWALGVISYILLSGTMPFEDDNRMRLYRQILKGKYSFSGEPWPSVSNLAKDFVERILTVDPSERLTAGQALKHPWVVSMAASSSMKNLQRCISQNLLKRASSRCHSTKSAQSTRSSRSTKSNKARRVREKELRELNRRYQQQYNG; encoded by the exons ATGGGGTGCAGGAACAGTAAGGTCCTCCCTGAGCCTCCAGGGGATGTTCAGTTGGACCTCGTCAAAAAG GTTGATCCTCCCCAACTTACTCAGACAGATATCTATAAGCACTTCATACGAGGGGATGGCACTAGGAGCAAGATGGGTGGGGCCGGTGGAGGGGGAGGTGACAAGGCCGTCTCCACCTCCCCGTATCAGGCCCAGGCCCAAGCTGCCACTCCCACTGCTTCTGCCCAGCCCCCTAAGGACCCGTCCGATCTGTCGGACCCTCAGCGGAAGAAGGTGGCAAAATACCGAGCCAAGTTTGACCCCCGGGTCACAGCCAAGTACGACGTCAAAGCTCTGATAGGTCGCGGGAGTTTCAGCCGGGTCGTTCGCGTGGAGCACAAGAGCACGCGGCAGCCGTACGCCATCAAGATGATCGAGACCCGTTACcgggaggggagggaggtgtGCGAGTCGGAGCTGTGTGTTCTGCGACGCGTCCGTCATACCAATATAATCCAGCTGATGGAGGTCTTTGAGACGGCAGAACGTGTCTACATGGTGATGGAGCTAGCCACCGGAGGAGAGCTCTTCGACCGGATCATTGCTCGCGGCTCCTTCACAGAGCGGGACGCCACGCGGGTGCTGCAGATGGTGCTGGACGGCGTCAAGTACCTCCACACTTTAGGGATCACCCACCGAGACCTGAAGCCGGAGAACCTTCTCTACTACCACCCCGGAGCCGATTCCAAGATCATCATCACCGACTTCGGTTTGGCCAGTAGCAGGAAGAAGGGAGACGAGTGTCTGATGAAGACCACCTGCGGCACACCGGAGTACATCGCCCCTGAGATCCTGGTGAGGAAGCCCTACACGAACGCTGTAGATATGTGGGCGCTGGGGGTGATATCTTACATCCTGCTGAGCGGAACCATGCCATTCGAGGACGACAACCGCATGAGGCTCTACCGGCAGATCCTCAAGGGGAAGTACAGCTTCTCTGGAGAG CCGTGGCCCAGCGTGTCCAACCTGGCCAAAGACTTTGTGGAGCGGATCCTGACGGTGGACCCCAGCGAGCGGCTCACGGCCGGCCAGGCCCTCAAGCACCCCTGGGTCGTCAGCAtggccgcctcctcctccatgaAGAACCTTCAGCGCTGCATATCTCAGAACCTCCTGAAGCGGGCGTCCTCGCGCTGCCACAGCACCAAGTCGGCCCAGTCCACTCGCTCCAGCCGCTCCACCAAATCCAACAAAGCGCGGCGTGTGCGAGAGAAGGAGCTGCGTGAGCTGAACCGTCGCTACCAGCAGCAGTACAATGGCTGA